In Cydia amplana chromosome 5, ilCydAmpl1.1, whole genome shotgun sequence, the genomic window ACGAAAACAAAGTTATTTGGACTCAACCGCTCGATATTCATTACATAACAAAGGGTATCCAGGGTAACTATTACTTTGATCAATTAATATACGTAGTTATTATGATTATAGATTCTCTTGTTAAGTTAAAATGGGTAATTTGGCAAGCTTACTATTTTCTGATTTGATAAGCTTATATCTGAAATGTTTCTAGGTTGGCCAAAACTAGTCTTGCAAGTAAGTTGTTTGGATTCATTGAATCGCTCCTGGATAGTGGGCTATAGTTGCTGCAGTTTAGCAGCAGTCCCCGGCTATCACACCATAAAGGTGCCATGTTGGGCTCCTGCTGCCACAAACCTCTCTGACCGAGTAAAACAATACTTTCTTGGTGGATCTCATCAGCTTTTACAGACTGACTTAATTAATCTAGGATTAGATAGGTAAGTCTATCCATTGttatattttgtagttttagatgccaagtatttttattaacctttaaaatcattatttatttcagatacaAATTACATACAGAGTCAAAAGgcaacatatttttacaaatagACATTATCTTAAGAAACTTTAGCCAATTTGGTATAGAGTATAAGTAAAAATGAAGGTTATTACTTACCTTGGGTTTACACTACTCTCCATACTGATACAGTTTAGTGTTATGGATTATATCCAAGAAAAACTACAGCCGGATGAAAAACCACTGATTTCTAACAATACTAGCAATAGGAAACTGTTTCGAGATATACTGCAAGAATACTCTAAGAAACCTCATGCACTATATTACCGTACTCTGAACCAATTACAAGAACACAAAAACATCACTaccccaaaaaattatgatGATGCTACTTTAAATGGTAGCACATTTGAGACAGCCACAGATACTTTAAGCACTACTTTTGAAGACCTGTTTGATGAAAGTTCTTCCATGTCAGATGTTGAAACCACAACAGATTCATTTTACACCAGTACGGAAATTGAGAATGTGACAGAGTTTACATTATATGAAAAGAAAAATAAGACGATGAATAAACCAAATTCTAGTCCAAAGAGGAGTTTTACCAAAGACATGTGTCATTGCAATCTCTTGGTAAGTTTTAAACAATATGCAAAttacatacaaattaaataaataaaatacatacatttgctaaataagagaaaaaaataatttgttttctttTGCAGTTTAAAGTGTGTGATATTAATTGCTGTTGCGACAGTGATTGTTCGGAGACAGACATTAATTTGTTTGAGAATTGTGACAAAACCTCTTTAGATGGAAAACAAAATGATGTATGCTTTCCTCAATTCAGTATTAAACCACAAACAAGTAATATTATTGGTAACTTGTTTTGCATAGCAAAAACAAATTTACCTGAGAAGCGGAATGTTAATAAGGTATTATTTTGTACAATATATCACAATTATTATTCATAAATATAATGTCTTTCCACACTgattcaaaatttaattttagtatgATCTAGAATTCGCTACTAGAACTATGGACATGACTTTAAAATGGCAACAGAGAAAAACATCTAAGGATAATATAGAATTTACTAAGGAACTTTATAAATCTGGTGATCCAATATGGCTACTGAAAAACGGTTCGATCGGTTATTTAGGTAAGTTTCATTACCTTCCTAACGCAAGCTAATATTTATTCAAGTACCTTCCTAACGCAAGCTAATATTTATTCAAGTACCTTCCTAACGCAAGCTAATATTTATCCAAGTACCTTACTGGAATTTGTAGACCCTATCACATAAATACTTAACtttctttattttcttacaGATGTATCGACCCCGGAAGTAAACCACTATTGTACAGGCagaaaaattattaaattcttgaaaaatgaaaaaattcaATGCAACGTTAAAATAACGCACTTGGAAATGATACAACTGTATAAAACCATTGAAGAAACTACTATTATCAGTGTTATAGATCGCACTTTGAACACTTCAATCTTGGTACGAAATTAACATAACATACTACCTAATATCATGTTCATCCTACCTAATCatgttttgtatttaatttttacgctatgtttttattttaaagttcaGTAGTTTGAGATTAATAGACTTTTAAAATGTGTATCTGTTGTTACAGAATTGTTCTAATGTTCATTGCACCAATTGGACAGTCATTATTTGCAATGATACATCATGCATAAATTATAACAAATCTATACACGAGCCATTCTGCACGGATACTCAATGCACTCATATTGCACTGAAGATTGACTACATGTTTTACTATCACAATTTAAAAATTATCAATGCAACAGTCAAATTATTCACTCAAAACGTCTCAATGAATGTGCCACTGATGATTCAAGATATAAGTGTGCGATTTTATCTATCAAATACATCCATTGAACAAGCTGTTCAATTTAGTGGAAATCCTAGTTACATTCCTAATCGTCCAGTCATTGTATCGCACGTTAAAAACAATCACACTGATAACTTTTTCAACAGTAGTTCAATGCATAATCATTTCGTACTTCCTGTTAATGAAAACGGAAAATGTACCCTGTCTAATTCAGCAAAAGACGAATTGAAATTCGGCTCAAATAAGAGAACTAAATGCCGATTGTATTTGGAACCAAAGTTTTTATCCTACAATGGCACACACGCATGTAGAATGATTCATGCCAgtattcaaaaatatttagGATTAAATTATACATCATTTGTATCTTCATATGGTAATCCACGTGGACAAGAAGACGCCCAGTGGATTCCACTACGAGTGCAGGCAATTGAAAAAGACGCCATTTTCGGTGAATTTGCTGACGAAAAATCAACTTTAGTATGTTACCATATAGTGACGGCTGTGTCTCTAATGTTTACCTACGCTGACCTAAGCGCGACGaatgataaaattgaaaataaaattcttaCTGCAACTGTACAAATGGCAGAGCAAAATATTACTTTCCAAGTGGAAGATTTCACCACTGTGTTGACTGTGGATGTGACCTTTGTAGACGTCACTAAACCGCCAGTGTACGAGTTTGCTGGAAGCCCAGATTTCAATATTCATTTACCTGCAGATTTTTTCTTCCCATTTCCAAGTAAAGCTTTCGTTAATAGATGCAATTCAATGCAATTTATGTACATTTGTGGAGCAATGTTTTTCgcaataaaataactttaaataataactataaagttttattttgaaataatttaattacttttgtTACTTCTATCAGTTATAACTTTGCACCCGCCATTCAAGGAATGAACAATCTTGAAGTGCGATGCCCtgaaaataaaacccaattgAGGCTTATGATTTCAATTAAACATGAATAATTGCAAGCAGAAGGCCTCCCAATAAGTTGgtacatataaatgaaacaaAGCAAACCCAAGAAAACTCCGTGAAAGTGCACGATTggtgtttatatttgttaatatcaacaaaaaaaacgagTTAATTAAGGCAAAAAGGTAGTTGATGATGGGTTTACCTCGTTTTAATTTAGCTGAGATATCAATAAAACATACTGTTACAAAAgagaattttaatatatttgctTCTGGAAATTATGAGGAACACTATCATAATACAGTTCGAAAGGATCCAACTAAACCTACAAtggtatttacaatatttttacattGATTAAAATCTCAATGTGTTAAGAATAACTCTAAGACATATTTCCATCCGTAATaacaaaatactattaaataaaCTAAAGCGGACGTACACTGGGATCTATGCTTCATAAGTGTTTATTATAACAGTTAACATAGAGTGATCCTGTTTAAAATTATTACCTAGGTCAGTTCTTTATCGACCGATCGGTCGGCGCAGAATGCTGGCTCGTGAGGCGTTTATGAATGTAATATAACACTATTTTAACATTAGCTCGGGCAACCAGATTACACAACATTGCAAACGTAGCCCCCGAGTAGGGGCAGCTTTATTCCAAGACTTAGTAGGTGAACATTACAACATATTTCCCAAAACACATTTTATGCTAATAAGATTTCTAATGGGATACATACTTATTATTTCTGTCGGGCTGGCATGATGGAGATTCAAATAAATAATGCATTAAGTAGTCTGTGAAATGTGAAAGTATCAATCATGCCCAGCTTCGATAGGGACCGGTCGGAGGGTGCCGTCCGACCGTTCAATATAAGAGAAACAAACGGTCCGTCGGTCGCGAAGAAAGATGACAAACGACAATAAGACATGTTCCGGTGCACGACAATTTTGCCATTAATAAAATTTTCCAATCAAATAACGCAGTTCCAAAatggtaaatatatttttcatttaaaacaaCTAAGTCCACGTTACAATCGAAGGTAACCGGACCGGGAACCGCTCTTCACTTTTTAAAGTTCAGCATTCGCCACACGACCCGTACAGACCCTCCGCTCATTCACTATCCgaaccaatgatattatataaccatagataggttatactcatacttgaggagcacaaaaaatacttccatatttatttctgtgcctacgaagaaatctgttatttttgattaattttctcattccatccatctttgtcacactcgttgttaaacataaggtcgtctctttctctttcggtgtgcgggagctcgttagcacgtgca contains:
- the LOC134647943 gene encoding tectonic-1-like isoform X1 — its product is MKVITYLGFTLLSILIQFSVMDYIQEKLQPDEKPLISNNTSNRKLFRDILQEYSKKPHALYYRTLNQLQEHKNITTPKNYDDATLNGSTFETATDTLSTTFEDLFDESSSMSDVETTTDSFYTSTEIENVTEFTLYEKKNKTMNKPNSSPKRSFTKDMCHCNLLFKVCDINCCCDSDCSETDINLFENCDKTSLDGKQNDVCFPQFSIKPQTSNIIGNLFCIAKTNLPEKRNVNKYDLEFATRTMDMTLKWQQRKTSKDNIEFTKELYKSGDPIWLLKNGSIGYLDVSTPEVNHYCTGRKIIKFLKNEKIQCNVKITHLEMIQLYKTIEETTIISVIDRTLNTSILNCSNVHCTNWTVIICNDTSCINYNKSIHEPFCTDTQCTHIALKIDYMFYYHNLKIINATVKLFTQNVSMNVPLMIQDISVRFYLSNTSIEQAVQFSGNPSYIPNRPVIVSHVKNNHTDNFFNSSSMHNHFVLPVNENGKCTLSNSAKDELKFGSNKRTKCRLYLEPKFLSYNGTHACRMIHASIQKYLGLNYTSFVSSYGNPRGQEDAQWIPLRVQAIEKDAIFGEFADEKSTLVCYHIVTAVSLMFTYADLSATNDKIENKILTATVQMAEQNITFQVEDFTTVLTVDVTFVDVTKPPVYEFAGSPDFNIHLPADFFFPFPSKAFVNRCNSMQFMYICGAMFFAIK
- the LOC134647943 gene encoding B9 domain-containing protein 2-like isoform X2, translating into MAELHILGQLHGASEFQTRSSLFCRYSFQSGPNWTVISGCSEGQTVSAKPDHENKVIWTQPLDIHYITKGIQGWPKLVLQVSCLDSLNRSWIVGYSCCSLAAVPGYHTIKVPCWAPAATNLSDRVKQYFLGGSHQLLQTDLINLGLDRYKLHTESKGNIFLQIDIILRNFSQFGIEYK